TTCAATGCTAGGCTTAGCTacaaaagagattttttttttttttcctttggttttttttttttcggttctTGCTAGGGCTTCTTACCAAGTGTGTGCTTGTTATTGTGCATCCACACCTTGAGAACGTGACGCTTGACCCCGGTCTCATTACAGAACTGCTGCACCACGGCCTCGTCGTGCTTCTGAATCCTCCACCCCAGACTCTCCGCCAGCCCCAGCATCTTGTCCTTTTGCTCCTGTGTGAACTTGGTCCTAAACCTCTTCTTCGACAACGACCCACCTAATCCCCCACTTGGATTTGACACGTCCTCCTCCTGGTCTTCCCTGCTATGACCCCCTGAAGTCGACGGCAGCGCCAGCGGCCTGTGCTGCTGCGGAGCTACGTGGAGGTACCCCGACGGGGTCCGATAGAATGGAGAGAATTGAGGGTGGTGTGGGACCTGCAGGTAAGGGTCAGCAGCACCGATAGCGGCAACGGGGTGTCCATCGGTCTCCTTGCGGTGGAAGTTGCGGTGGCAGTTGCAGGCGGCGCATTTGAGGGCATCGAGCGTTCCTTCCACTCCGGCGGGCATAAATTCGCCGCAGCCGTCGAGCGCGTGCCCTCCGATGCCGACGGCATGATTCTTCAGGCACTCCCGGTACCTCGGCCTCCCCTTCTGCTGCTGTGCAACGGCTAATTCGGGTCCGCCTACTCCTCCACCGCCCGAACTCTGCATTTTTACGCGACCCGAGTTTCCCAGCGAGTCGTAGCTCGCGCCGGCCAGCTCCATCTCTTCCACGTGCTCCTCTTGATCCTCGAACTCCATCCCACTAAAATtttctccaaaataatttatgtgtTATTTATATGACAGgtaaaaacaagaagaaagcaGAAtcaccaccaccgccaccaaagacgagaacttttttttttcctttccggGTTTTGACTATATTCTTAAACCCCCAGAGAAAAGACGAAGCTGAAGAGAGAAGATAAGAGGAGGCGAGAGAATGTGGCCATGAATTTCCCACTCTGCAGAAAGAGCTGTCTCCCTTCAAAGTCGCTCATATACTTTTCCGGTTTCTGAAACCCAGCTAATTGGGGTCTCTTTCCCACCCCACCTCCCTTTTCCACCCGCTATTCCCGGT
Above is a genomic segment from Juglans microcarpa x Juglans regia isolate MS1-56 chromosome 1D, Jm3101_v1.0, whole genome shotgun sequence containing:
- the LOC121266914 gene encoding zinc-finger homeodomain protein 1-like isoform X2, translated to MEFEDQEEHVEEMELAGASYDSLGNSGRVKMQSSGGGGVGGPELAVAQQQKGRPRYRECLKNHAVGIGGHALDGCGEFMPAGVEGTLDALKCAACNCHRNFHRKETDGHPVAAIGAADPYLQVPHHPQFSPFYRTPSGYLHVAPQQHRPLALPSTSGGHSREDQEEDVSNPSGGLGGSLSKKRFRTKFTQEQKDKMLGLAESLGWRIQKHDEAVVQQFCNETGVKRHVLKLCTERKNGGTG
- the LOC121266914 gene encoding zinc-finger homeodomain protein 1-like isoform X1, whose translation is MEFEDQEEHVEEMELAGASYDSLGNSGRVKMQSSGGGGVGGPELAVAQQQKGRPRYRECLKNHAVGIGGHALDGCGEFMPAGVEGTLDALKCAACNCHRNFHRKETDGHPVAAIGAADPYLQVPHHPQFSPFYRTPSGYLHVAPQQHRPLALPSTSGGHSREDQEEDVSNPSGGLGGSLSKKRFRTKFTQEQKDKMLGLAESLGWRIQKHDEAVVQQFCNETGVKRHVLKVWMHNNKHTLAVH